The Panicum virgatum strain AP13 chromosome 5K, P.virgatum_v5, whole genome shotgun sequence genome has a window encoding:
- the LOC120707588 gene encoding uncharacterized protein LOC120707588: protein MLGRAARGGPSSTTTTKPPPHAEGAAVATAVVADYGQEVTVSQFVAQLDEAARRRLDSMHQRLRLLEQQMETLEAEVGKASSASTMGTCA, encoded by the exons ATGCTAGGGAGGGCGGCGAGAGGAGGGCCGTCGTCGACGACGACCACcaagccgccgccccacgcggagggcgccgccgtcgccaccgccgtcgtCGCGGACTACGGGCAGGAGGTCACCGTCTCTCAGTTCGTCGCGCAGCTAG atgaggcggcgcggcggaggctggACAGCATGCACCAGAGGCTGAGGCTCCTGGAGCAGCAGATGGAGACGCTGGAGGCCGAGGTCGGCAAAGCCAGCAGCGCCAGCACCATGGGCACCTGCGCCTAG